CAGCGGGGCCAGGCCCGGGCCGCCCGCCTCGATCCAGGCGGTGATGTCGGCGCCGGCGTCGCGGTCGTTGACCAGGCCGAGCCAGACCGGCCGGCCACCGGCCCGACGGCCCGCCGCGGAGGGCTGGACGACCACCACGTTGGCGTGGTCGCAGGCGTCCAGGCAGGCCACCGGGCGGACGGTGGCGACCTCGGCCAGGGAACCGCGCAGGTCGGCGAGTTGGGCGGCGTGGTCGAGGCCGGGGATCTTCGGGGTGCCGCAGCAGCACCCCCGGCAGACCGAGACGGTGCAGCGGGCGGGCGCACCCTGCGCGCCGACGGCGGCGGCCTTCTCGCGGGCCCGGCGGCTCATCGCAGGACCCCCGCGACGGTGCGTCCGGTGACGGCCCGCCAGGCGAGCGGCCTCCCGACGGTGCGGTTCCGCGCGGCGAC
This is a stretch of genomic DNA from Kitasatospora fiedleri. It encodes these proteins:
- a CDS encoding (2Fe-2S) ferredoxin domain-containing protein, which gives rise to MSRRAREKAAAVGAQGAPARCTVSVCRGCCCGTPKIPGLDHAAQLADLRGSLAEVATVRPVACLDACDHANVVVVQPSAAGRRAGGRPVWLGLVNDRDAGADITAWIEAGGPGLAPLPAILDLYVFSPSRRVRQHLDG